A window from Culex pipiens pallens isolate TS chromosome 3, TS_CPP_V2, whole genome shotgun sequence encodes these proteins:
- the LOC120432181 gene encoding nuclear RNA export factor 2, whose product MSSLDDQYNNFLEELEQKPDVRKLQAQLASKKTAPSSSLDDDPMADILQMAEEDNRISRMRRNPVALSTTRVDAGMEEMETDVAEDGPLTELNPNDLKRRVLVMKSGEADIVLEPEKALVYTCFNTTYDRAALNRADVWHQIMVHHDGKFKKDEILEGFFTLISTEDFYPVAYRQHTNIDFFLVRLCSKALVKLFDKNLKLAMAGSQDPVKLTVKLNAAKFAQGQIHPPTKLFAAVAERSENAVMYGFSNLLNLDNFRKHSEFEELCVFLGNRAHLELVCSSINRLEEVRTKVNAIKLTNNSIAHISPLVAIKDLPIQTLDLKFNRIKHPASLRPLKGCGINELYIEGNGIVDVPGYVDVLKEYFPNVLKIDSTFLGSLARKQTQVSAPARIGGDDEVEVTSAGEIYSCVNGIVEDANTFKKFKFNTKWHMVVVVHDGRYDKGEVLDALATMLDGFDFYPCYYKTYSKQDEFFVINCYEALAHLVQAKLALRMKNTNELISVVLKMNVAEFKEGQVVVEEKLNNCLVDRFNDRCLDLCSLQQHLDKIKFVDFTARSTRTLSRILSIAGKKFGPVCLVIRLRNNGLKNLQALSALFGFPKLMSLDLRYNELSTFDDLQGVMKNKIKELFLDNNPVCNAAASTIDYIRHVRNHFSSIERLDGMPLLENGNVNFAQNYICTPEAYKFTESFVKHYYTIYDSFQRSSLRDLYHAKAQFSMTCNFGQSKTMDSHQVRLNAYQGKSRNLLKIANVDRIISSLVVGNERIANVLVSFPKTEHDFYSFRVDTPIFRPECVVITVHGAFKEMANSLLSDDFVLGFTRTFYIQPCAKGLGIFERAIEFKIFNDVFHMYTLSTYGRDQVFKHHDEPEQTDPFVPHSEERENTIIVFQELTRLTRKWCMRCLEESSWNLKVALNIFLKLYEEDRIPESGFDSATAAAAASTQTQKR is encoded by the exons ATGTCTTCGCTAGACGACCAGTACAACAACTTCCTCGAGGAGCTGGAGCAGAAGCCGGACGTGCGAAAGCTGCAGGCCCAGCTGGCGTCGAAGAAGACGGCGCCGAGCAGCAGCCTCGATGACGATCCGATGGCGGACATTCTCCAGATGGCGGAAGAGGACAACCGGATTAGCCGGATGCGGCGCAATCCGGTGGCGCTGTCGACGACACGGGTCGACGCTGGCATGGAGGAGATGGAAACGGACGTGGCCGAGGATGGGCCGCTGACGGAGTTGAATCCGAACGATTTGAAGCGGCGGGTGTTGGTGATGAAGAGTGGCGAGGCGGACATTGTGCTGGAGCCGGAGAAGGCGCTGGTTTATACGTGTTTTAATACGACTTATGATCGGGCGGCGTTGAACCGGGCGGACGTTTGGCACCAGATTATGGTGCACCACGACGGAAAGTTCAAAAAGGATGAGATTTTGGAGGGATTTTTTACGCTGATAAGTACGGAGGATTTTTACCCGGTGGCGTACCGGCAGCACACGAACATTGACTTCTTTCTGGTTCGGTTGTGCAGCAAGGCGTTGGTGAAGTTGTTCGACAAGAATTTGAAGCTGGCGATGGCGGGTTCGCAGGATCCGGTGAAGTTGACGGTTAAGCTGAACGCGGCCAAGTTCGCCCAAGGTCAGATTCATCCGCCGACGAAGCTGTTTGCGGCGGTGGCCGAACGCAGCGAAAACGCGGTCATGTACGGCTTCTCGAATCTGTTGAATTTGGACAACTTCCGGAAGCACAGCGAGTTTGAGGAGTTGTGCGTTTTTCTGGGGAATCGGGCTCATCTGGAGTTGGTGTGCAGCTCGATTAATAGGCTTGAGGAGGTTCGGACCAAGGTGAACGCGATCAAGCTGACGAATAATAGTATTGCGCACATTTCGCCGCTGGTCGCGATCAAGGACTTGCCGATTCAGACGCTGGATTTGAAGTTTAACCGGATTAAGCATCCGGCGTCGTTGCGTCCGCTGAAGGGCTGCGGCATCAACGAGCTGTACATCGAGGGCAATGGGATTGTGGACGTGCCTGGTTACGTGGACGTGCTGAAGGAGTACTTCCCGAACGTGCTGAAAATT GACTCGACCTTCCTCGGTTCGCTCGCCCGCAAGCAGACCCAGGTGTCGGCGCCGGCACGCATCGGTGGAGACGACGAGGTCGAAGTGACGTCGGCCGGCGAAATCTACAGCTGCGTGAACGGCATCGTCGAGGACGCCAACACGTTCAAAAAGTTCAAGTTCAACACCAAGTGGCACATGGTCGTGGTGGTGCACGACGGCCGGTACGACAAGGGCGAAGTTCTGGACGCGCTCGCCACCATGCTCGACGGGTTCGACTTTTATCCGTGCTACTACAAGACCTACTCCAAGCAGGACGAGTTCTTCGTAATCAACTGCTACGAAGCGCTGGCCCACTTGGTGCAGGCCAAACTTGCGCTCCGAATGAAGAACACCAACGAGCTCATCTCGGTCGTGCTCAAGATGAACGTGGCGGAATTTAAGGAGGGCCAGGTCGTCGTCGAGGAGAAGCTCAACAACTGCCTGGTGGATCGCTTCAACGATCGCTGCCTGGACCTGTGCTCGCTGCAGCAGCacctggacaagatcaagttcgtGGACTTTACCGCGCGAAGCACCCGCACCCTCTCCCGGATACTCAGCATCGCCGGCAAAAAGTTCGGCCCCGTCTGCCTGGTGATTCGCCTGCGCAACAACGGACTCAAGAACCTGCAAGCCCTGTCCGCCCTGTTCGGATTCCCCAAGCTGATGTCGCTCGACCTGAGATACAACGAG CTGAGCACCTTCGACGACCTGCAGGGCGTTATGAAGAACAAAATCAAGGAACTGTTCCTGGACAACAACCCGGTGTGCAACGCGGCCGCCTCCACCATCGACTACATCCGGCACGTGCGCAACCACTTCTCGTCGATCGAACGGCTCGACGGCATGCCGCTGCTCGAGAACGGCAACGTGAACTTTGCGCAGAACTACATCTGCACCCCGGAGGCGTACAAGTTCACCGAATCGTTCGTGAAGCACTACTACACCATCTACGACTCGTTCCAGCGGTCCAGCCTGCGGGATTTGTACCACGCGAAGGCCCAGTTCTCGATGACGTGCAACTTTGGCCAGAGCAAAACGATGGACTCGCACCAGGTGCGGCTGAACGCGTACCAGGGCAAGAGCCGGAACCTGCTGAAGATTGCGAACGTCGACCGGATCATCAGCAGCTTGGTCGTGGGAAACGAGCGGATCGCCAACGTGCTCGTTTCGTTTCCCAAGACGGAGCACGACTTTTACTCGTTCCGCGTCGACACGCCCATCTTCCGGCCCGAGTGCGTCGTCATTACGGTGCACGGTGCGTTCAAGGAGATGGCCAACTCGCTGCTGAGCGATGACTTTGTGCTCGGGTTTACGCGCACGTTCTACATCCAGCCGTGCGCCAAGGGACTGGGGATCTTCGAGCGGGCCATCGAGTTCAAGATCTTCAACGACGTGTTCCACATGTACACGCTGTCCACGTACGGCCGGGACCAGGTGTTTAAGCATCACGACGAGCCGGAACAGACG GACCCGTTCGTGCCGCACAGCGAGGAGCGCGAAAACACCATCATCGTGTTCCAGGAGCTGACCCGGCTCACCCGCAAGTGGTGCATGCGCTGCCTCGAGGAGTCCTCCTGGAACCTGAAGGTGGCGCTCAACATTTTCCTCAAGCTGTACGAGGAGGATCGCATCCCGGAGAGCGGCTTCGACTCGGCCACGGCGGCCGCAGCGGCTTCCACGCAAACCCAGAAGCGATAA
- the LOC120432173 gene encoding uncharacterized protein LOC120432173 translates to MHFRVLPKLHYLVHQLQARQLSTAAGAAFRQVKQTLKQVDPYSRIRIQCRCNLRIVPADLLDNPDSNVLKVTLSSDDYNVDVQVSGKEVTIEGDGSGVEGDPNPECLLEVPIKSDLEVTNGGSTSIKDLYSDEIRVRSDGDIVTKSLRCTVIDLASADGNISCGGTTLAQTVRVACTGKGNILLDKLQGGEVDAESNEGSIRVNSSYTNSSSFRTTRGDLTLNNIHKLCRLFSGGAGKLAMNGFYGTLQADVASREVDLQLSELVGASSISATSAELVKLSISDTVHDGTEIAIKCDQLEVDPNLAGGKAPSQEDGMSVLGDSSKENKLNVDASSGRVVLKKMSWADTFGFNLKVQ, encoded by the exons ATGCATTTTCGCGTGCTGCCCAAACTTCACTACCTCGTCCACCAGCTGCAGGCGAGACAGCTCTCGACCGCGGCCGGTGCCGCCTTCCGGCAGGTCAAACAAACGCTCAAACAGGTCGACCCGTACTCCCGGATCCGCATCCAGTGCCGGTGCAACTTACGAATCGTTCCGGCCGATCTGCTCGACAACCCGGACTCGAACGTCCTCAAGGTAACGCTGAGCAGCGACGATTACAACGTGGACGTGCAAGTATCCGGCAAGGAGGTCACCATCGAAGGGGATGGTTCCGGTGTGGAAGGCGACCCGAACCCGGAGTGTCTGTTGGAGGTTCCGATAAAGTCTGACTTGGAGGTGACTAACGGAGGCAGTACGAGCATTAAGGATTTGTACAGCGATGAGATTCGGGTTAGATCGGACGGCGATATTGTAACGAAGAGTCTTCGGTGTACGGTGATTGATTTGGCCAGTGCCGATGGGAACATAAGCTGTGGAGGGACAACGCTGGCACAGACGGTCCGAGTGGCTTGCACCGGGAAGGGAAACATCTTGCTGGACAAGCTTCAGGGTGGAGAAGTGGACGCCGAAAGTAACGAAGGGAGCATCAGAGTAAATTCCAGTTACACGAATAGTTCCAGTTTCCGGACGACGCGTGGAGATTTGACCCTCAACAACATCCACAAGCTGTGCCGGCTGTTCTCCGGTGGAGCGGGGAAGCTGGCAATGA ACGGCTTCTACGGCACCCTCCAGGCAGATGTGGCCAGTCGCGAGGTTGACCTGCAGCTTTCGGAACTCGTTGGAGCGAGCAGCATTTCGGCCACTTCCGCAGAGCTCGTTAAACTGTCCATCAGCGACACGGTCCACGATGGTACGGAAATTGCCATCAAGTGTGACCAGCTCGAAGTTGATCCAAATCTGGCGGGTGGAAAAGCACCGTCCCAGGAGGATGGCATGTCGGTCCTGGGTGATAGTTCCAAGGAAAATAAGCTGAACGTTGATGCCAGCTCCGGGCGTGTGGTGCTGAAGAAAATGTCCTGGGCGGACACGTTCGGGTTTAATCTTAAGGTTCAGTGA
- the LOC120432182 gene encoding uncharacterized protein LOC120432182: MPAGLQKLFDETTLPCTPRTVTNHPCYFCKCNVHGTRQHCIYTCNPTSGNPLLPGTKMCTGTDHFELGCHRCRCSKGQLFYECNLTLYCSGSGAVSEGEEGNDF, from the exons ATGCCAGCCGGCCTGCAGAAGCTGTTTGACGAAACCACGCTTCCGTGCACCCCGCGAACCGTCACCAATCAC CCCTGCTACTTTTGCAAGTGCAACGTGCACGGAACGCGCCAGCACTGCATCTACACGTGCAACCCGACCAGTGGCAATCCGCTGCTTCCGGGCACCAAGATGTGCACCGGCACCGATCACTTCGAGCTGGGTTGTCACCGGTGCCGGTGCAGCAAGGGTCAGCTGTTTTACGAGTGCAATTTGACGCTGTATTGCTCCGGAAGTGGGGCGGTTTCCGAGGGTGAAGAAGggaatgatttttga